TTTGTTCGTTGTAAAGAGATAAGAGATAGAGAGGAAAAGAGATATATAGGGAGAAACAAGAGAAGAAAGTATGGGGAATTGCCAGGCGGCGGAGGCGGCGACGGTGGTGATCCAACACCCAAGTGGGAGGGTGGAGAGGGTCTACTGGTCTCTGAGCGCCAGCCAAGTCATGGCCGCGAACCCCGGCCACTACGTCGCCGTTATCATCACCTCCACCGCCACCTCCTCCGATGGCAGCAGCAACGCCCCGGTGAAGCATCTTAAGCTGCTCCGCCCTGACGATACCCTCCACATCGGCCACGTCTACCGCCTCGTTAGCTTCGAAGGTTGgtagccatttttttttttttccatttcatttttgttttgatttttttaatggaCGGTGGAGATTAACGGTGGCAGAGGTGCTGAGAGAGTTTGCGTCCAAGAGGCACGTCAAGCTGAGCCGGTTGCTCGTCAAGCAAAAGGATAAGCCCAGCTCGAGAAGAGCAACCactggcggcggcggcggaggaggaggaggagaccgAGAACGACGGCGAGGTGGTGGTGGTCGGGTGGCGGAGCCAGAGAGCTCGCCGACGATGGTATGGCAATGCACCATTATCTAAATATACTTTAATTTCTGGTTCAAACTTAGTTAATTTAAAACAAAATGTTAAAGAAATGAAAAATTGGGGCGTTGCACGCCCCTGGAGTACTGCGGATTTCAGGGTGAAAGGACGGCTTTATCCCTTTTCCTTCTTGTCCAGAGAATCTCTCTTTTTATAtagtttttataatttttttccctTCCTTGTAAATTCCAAGAAGAAACTTGAAAGATAGAGaatcttttcagaaaaaaaaggaagagcatGGTAAAAGAGATGAAAAAAAGTTTCAGAAAAGAGCTCCGTAGGGTAGGGTCAGGCAACACTCACCACCGGTAAGACTAAGAACTCTCACCGTTTTCCGTCACCATCTAAAACAACATATAAGCGTTCATACTTACTGTACTAAAAATAAGTAGTTGTCGTCTGTTCATGAACTGAAGGTGGCGTTGACGTGGGATGGATGGTATTTGTCTCTGCTGCAGCCTCAGGTGGTGGAGTCGCCGGATAGGGTGGAGGCGGAGTTCGAGGAGTTGGTGCAGAGGTTGGCGAGCAATAGAAGAAGTAGCAGTGGGGTGGTGGCACGCCACGGGCAGTGGAGGCCAGCCTTGCAAAGCATCGCAGAGTCTGGGAGTTAAAAATCTCACTCACTGCCTTTTCTCGTTCTCTCTCTAGTTCCAAATTAATAATATGGAACAGatgcctttctctcttctttctgctATGTTTTGTTTTAAGATCTGTACTTAAACTTTATTGTGTATTAAATATTCTGATGACAGATTAGTTTCTCAGTGGTTTGAGACCTGTCATTCAGTTCAGCAGAGCTTTATGGTGTCGTTTTCTTCAGAGAGATTATTGGTTGAGACTTGAGAGGGAAATGAGTCAGTGTGCCCAATGGGGCTACCTCTATCTTTTGGGTAAGGATGGTTAAAGCTGGTGAGAAGGGGATATCGATGTCTGACAGTACGTGTGGTTTTGATGTTTAATGGATGGTGACTCGTGGAGTATTACGAGGGGAgacttttgttttttattttttggtgaaAGACCTTTGATTCTTTTGGCTGGGAGGTCAATGGCTAGTCGTACGTTCATTGATGGAACCTCACTAGCGCTGACTGGCcacttgatttattttattttattctattcTATTCTATTCTGGGGTGAGGGTGATGAACTGATGATATATTGGTGTTGAGGCTTAAAGATTATTAAAATCCTTTccggaaaagagaaaaaaaatcaatagatATCCAAGGCTTAACGATTATAAATCGATTGGGTTATTTGCTGTTTGTTATCAGGTTTCCATTACTTGCTATGGTCGTTTCCTATAGTAATAAAAATATCCATTATAAATTTGCAAGTTTTATCCTAAATCTTTctttaatattttaatctattttagaGTTTGTGAGGTATTATTGCCTCAACATCAATATATTTTTTGCTGCGAATCTTCAACGAGACATTCAGCCGAGAGTCGAGATGTTGCATCTAGATGCTGGAGGGCAAGAGATTCTTCGATATTTAAGTCAGTCGGAGATAAAGAACAATAAAGAGAATCAAAGTACAAGAGTAAAATGTTGAGTGAAAAAATCTTACATCGATCTCTCTGCTTATCTTCCTTTATATTGGGTGAAAAATGTTGTTATTGTGTAACTTTCGCCTCCTAGAATGTGAGACGTGTTTACTAACCATTGTTAAAATTAAAGAATGGGTCATAGTGGATGATTATCGCGTTCTAC
This genomic window from Elaeis guineensis isolate ETL-2024a chromosome 13, EG11, whole genome shotgun sequence contains:
- the LOC105060946 gene encoding uncharacterized protein isoform X1, with translation MGNCQAAEAATVVIQHPSGRVERVYWSLSASQVMAANPGHYVAVIITSTATSSDGSSNAPVKHLKLLRPDDTLHIGHVYRLVSFEEVLREFASKRHVKLSRLLVKQKDKPSSRRATTGGGGGGGGGDRERRRGGGGRVAEPESSPTMVALTWDGWYLSLLQPQVVESPDRVEAEFEELVQRLASNRRSSSGVVARHGQWRPALQSIAESGS
- the LOC105060946 gene encoding uncharacterized protein isoform X2, with protein sequence MGNCQAAEAATVVIQHPSGRVERVYWSLSASQVMAANPGHYVAVIITSTATSSDGSSNAPVKHLKLLRPDDTLHIGHVYRLVSFEEVLREFASKRHVKLSRLLVKQKDKPSSRRATTGGGGGGGGGDRERRRGGGGRVAEPESSPTMPQVVESPDRVEAEFEELVQRLASNRRSSSGVVARHGQWRPALQSIAESGS